The genome window TGGAATCAGAGCAAACTGGTCTAAACATGAACTTTTGAGAAAATTGGTTAAAAAAGGATAGATTACTCGTTATATTCATTACCTAACTGATATTTATAAGGTTTATTCTCTATACTGCTCGGgtttttgtatatataaacgtATAGTACTATCTTACTTGACTTCCCTTAGGCAAGCTACGCACGATAAGAGGAATCAGATCTTCTGGCGAGTTCCCAATAACTAAAAGAGCTTTCACATCGTTGGTGTCTTCCTCTCGGTACATAACCTTATTTCCATCGCCAATAAATAGCCTAGAAGTAATATCAGCCCATTCTTTATCCTTTATCCTTCTCGTAGTGATAGTATCTTCTTGCTTGTAGCCCTCTAGAACAACTTGATGTCCAATTAACCGCATATCTCCTGTAGTCTGAGGTTGACAAAGTTGCACAACATTACTTGCTAGATCTTCTCCACAGAGTATCATTGCCTCACTGATTTCTCCACGAAGTTTACGTTTCTTCATATTATCAACGATAACGACCAATTGATTCTTGAACTCTGCTATTGGAATGATACCTTGCAGACCGCTACAAACCTGTTTTGTTATTGGCTCTCCTTGGTTATCGGATGCATTTTTACTCACTTGTATTTGGGAAATGTATAACTTCTCAGAGTTCGGATGCAATGCAACACTATTCGTGTATCcaatctttaaattcaatagaTTGAAATGGTAACATCTTCTGAAAGGAATAATGGACCTTGCAATGTTCCCATTTTGAACATAATATCTGTTCAATCTTATCATCCTATTAATGGTTTTTGTTGAACGTTGCGTACAGATACTGTCAGCAGTTACCTTGATATCTTAATTGTGATAAGTAACTTTGAGTGTTCAAAAGTATCCTATTTTTAAAGTAAGGATGGTTCATCGATCAATGAGatgcaaaaaaaatggaCGCGACAGGAATCGAACCAGTGACCTCTTGCTTGCAAGGCAAGCGCGCTACCAACTACGCCACGCGCCCATTATTTATTAGGCGTTATTGTAATATAACATGATAAAAGAAGTAGATTAGGGTATAACATCACTAATTGTTATCACTG of Tetrapisispora phaffii CBS 4417 chromosome 6, complete genome contains these proteins:
- the TPHA0F00490 gene encoding uncharacterized protein (ancestral locus Anc_4.72); translation: MIRLNRYYVQNGNIARSIIPFRRCYHFNLLNLKIGYTNSVALHPNSEKLYISQIQVSKNASDNQGEPITKQVCSGLQGIIPIAEFKNQLVVIVDNMKKRKLRGEISEAMILCGEDLASNVVQLCQPQTTGDMRLIGHQVVLEGYKQEDTITTRRIKDKEWADITSRLFIGDGNKVMYREEDTNDVKALLVIGNSPEDLIPLIVRSLPKGSQVR